One genomic segment of Desulfovibrio sp. UCD-KL4C includes these proteins:
- the pseB gene encoding UDP-N-acetylglucosamine 4,6-dehydratase (inverting), whose amino-acid sequence MFNDKSILITGGTGSFGHKCTEMLLKRFSPKRVIIYSRDEFKQYQMARKFSEKEFPCMRYFIGDVRDKERLQRAFKGVDYVIHAAAMKQVPASEYNPFEAIKTNILGAQNIINTAIDAGVKNVIALSTDKAVSPVNLYGATKLCSDKLFVAGNLYAGAGETKFSVVRYGNVVGSRGSVIPLFLKQKETGTLTVTDPRMTRFWITLEQSVNFVLDGFERMIGGEIFVQKIPSMNMVDLAKAMGPDCEIKVIGIRPGEKLHEVMISADDSRNTAEFDNYYVIKPDSEFMKNKYDQIGGKPVAEEFIYSSNMNSEWVNGEKLLEMISTLQIEK is encoded by the coding sequence ATGTTTAACGATAAAAGTATTCTAATTACTGGTGGAACTGGATCTTTCGGTCATAAATGTACTGAAATGCTTTTAAAAAGATTCTCCCCCAAAAGAGTCATTATATACAGCCGTGACGAATTTAAACAGTATCAAATGGCACGCAAATTTTCAGAAAAAGAATTTCCATGCATGCGATATTTTATCGGTGATGTCAGGGATAAAGAAAGGCTACAGCGTGCATTCAAAGGAGTTGACTATGTAATTCATGCAGCCGCCATGAAGCAAGTTCCTGCTTCAGAATACAATCCCTTTGAAGCCATTAAAACTAACATTCTCGGAGCACAAAACATCATTAACACGGCCATAGACGCTGGCGTTAAAAATGTTATTGCGCTTAGCACTGATAAAGCTGTAAGCCCCGTAAATCTATATGGAGCTACAAAATTATGCTCTGACAAACTTTTTGTAGCAGGAAATCTTTACGCAGGTGCAGGAGAAACAAAGTTCAGCGTTGTTCGTTACGGTAATGTAGTTGGAAGTCGCGGTAGTGTTATTCCTCTGTTCCTTAAACAGAAAGAAACAGGCACCTTAACAGTTACAGACCCGCGCATGACCCGCTTCTGGATAACTCTAGAGCAATCCGTAAATTTTGTTCTTGATGGATTTGAAAGAATGATAGGTGGAGAAATTTTTGTTCAGAAAATTCCAAGTATGAACATGGTGGATCTTGCCAAAGCAATGGGACCTGATTGCGAAATTAAAGTTATCGGAATTCGTCCCGGTGAAAAACTTCATGAAGTAATGATTTCCGCAGACGACTCAAGAAATACAGCAGAATTTGATAACTACTATGTGATTAAACCTGATTCAGAATTCATGAAAAATAAGTATGATCAAATTGGTGGAAAACCTGTTGCGGAAGAATTTATATATAGTTCAAATATGAACTCCGAATGGGTCAATGGTGAAAAGCTGTTAGAAATGATCTCCACCCTTCAAATTGAAAAATAG
- a CDS encoding ABC transporter ATP-binding protein has product MLKTIIAILNEAQRKKIIMLAFVSVIISCIETVGISAILPFITLANDFDLVHSNKYYKYVYDFLHFTDPRMFVLWFGIVLIGFYFTRGFMNLGYTYLIQKFSQGVFHSISTKLFSNYMHIKYQDMMKRNTSDLTKNLVSEAQYAGNYYYSLLLVISEAFVTTLLYATLLVVNYKITLAITIFLGLMVLFLIKTVSSLIKNEGLKRNAFQETFYRVISESFGNLKFIKLLSCEGPTVNSLDKAGAGLTKATVMNATYNTIPRLSLECIGFSLLIAAIVCAIYFNMAVQQIIPILSLYALSMYRLLPSVNRILSGYNNMIYYNKTLELILADYKIDTHKLGATPLTYNKKITLNNLSFKYAENTILENINLTINKGEKIALIGESGAGKSTLADILIGMYTSFSGSLTIDEVPLTEKNLLSWRSKIGYIPQSIYLSDSTAAQNVTFGRLYDKEKVEKALDRAELLQFLNKYNGINTPVGEDGSQLSGGQKQRIAIARALYGEPDILVLDEATSALDKETEEKIMERIFKVSENKTLIIIAHRLSTIAQCDKVYKIDNKGITLVKTKNT; this is encoded by the coding sequence ATGCTTAAAACTATCATTGCCATATTAAACGAAGCACAGCGTAAAAAAATTATTATGCTGGCCTTTGTATCTGTAATCATTTCATGTATTGAAACAGTAGGAATCTCAGCGATTCTACCGTTTATAACACTTGCAAATGACTTCGACCTTGTACATTCAAATAAATACTATAAGTACGTCTACGATTTTCTACATTTTACTGACCCTAGAATGTTCGTTCTCTGGTTTGGTATAGTCCTTATTGGTTTCTATTTCACACGTGGATTCATGAACCTTGGATACACATACCTTATACAAAAATTCTCACAAGGTGTGTTCCATTCCATTTCGACAAAACTGTTTTCTAATTACATGCATATCAAATATCAAGATATGATGAAGAGAAATACTTCTGATTTAACTAAAAACCTTGTCTCCGAAGCACAATATGCAGGCAATTACTACTATTCACTGCTATTAGTTATCTCAGAAGCATTTGTTACAACATTACTGTATGCGACACTATTAGTTGTAAATTATAAAATAACTCTAGCGATTACAATATTTCTAGGATTGATGGTTCTTTTTTTAATCAAAACAGTATCATCCTTAATTAAAAATGAAGGACTTAAACGAAATGCTTTTCAAGAAACTTTTTACAGAGTGATTAGTGAATCATTTGGTAACCTCAAATTCATTAAGTTACTTTCCTGTGAAGGACCAACTGTAAATTCTTTGGACAAAGCTGGCGCAGGACTTACAAAAGCAACAGTAATGAATGCTACTTATAATACGATTCCTCGACTTTCGCTGGAGTGTATCGGATTTTCATTGCTCATCGCGGCCATTGTCTGCGCCATATATTTCAATATGGCAGTTCAGCAGATTATCCCCATCCTGTCACTTTATGCTCTGTCAATGTACCGCTTACTACCTTCTGTAAACAGAATTTTAAGCGGCTACAATAACATGATTTATTACAATAAAACCCTTGAACTGATACTTGCCGACTACAAAATTGATACACATAAGCTAGGGGCAACCCCTCTCACATATAATAAGAAAATAACTCTTAACAACCTCTCATTCAAATATGCTGAAAACACCATTTTAGAAAATATTAATCTTACCATTAACAAGGGTGAAAAAATTGCCCTTATAGGTGAAAGCGGCGCTGGAAAAAGTACTTTAGCTGACATTCTTATCGGGATGTACACTTCATTCTCTGGAAGCTTAACAATAGATGAAGTTCCGCTTACTGAAAAAAATCTTCTTTCGTGGCGTAGTAAAATTGGCTATATCCCACAATCCATATATTTGTCCGATTCTACGGCAGCACAAAATGTGACCTTTGGGCGCTTATACGATAAAGAAAAAGTCGAAAAAGCACTAGATAGAGCGGAATTACTCCAGTTTCTAAATAAATATAATGGGATAAATACCCCTGTCGGGGAGGATGGCTCGCAGCTCTCCGGAGGGCAGAAGCAAAGAATTGCCATCGCAAGAGCATTATACGGAGAACCGGATATTTTGGTTCTGGATGAAGCAACTTCTGCTCTCGATAAGGAAACTGAAGAAAAAATCATGGAACGAATTTTCAAGGTTAGCGAAAATAAAACTTTGATAATAATAGCGCACAGACTGTCAACAATTGCGCAATGCGATAAAGTCTACAAAATAGACAATAAAGGTATCACCCTGGTCAAAACAAAGAACACCTAA
- a CDS encoding NAD-dependent epimerase/dehydratase family protein has protein sequence MNNAKILVTGGAGAIGLNLIERLLDGGVGQVLVLDNLSSGYKNYLPSDERIIFHNCDIGEIESYRSIMHEFKPDYVFHLAAHFANQNSVDHPFKDVQANIIGTMNLLEICKENKGLKKFVYTSSSCVYGNAAIMREEDYIYPHETPYAINKYTAELYVKYYASMYAIPSVSIRVFNTYGPYEPHGAYRNVIPNFIIRAMKGEPLNITGDGTETRDFTFVGNTAQLLTLAATSEVADGDIFNGGTGKPTKIIDLAKLIIEYTNSSSEIVFIERRNWDAVKDRLSDISKSTKVLKYVPEVPLEVGLKKTVDWYMNDYEFED, from the coding sequence ATGAATAATGCCAAAATTCTTGTAACTGGCGGCGCCGGAGCAATCGGCCTGAATTTGATCGAACGACTGCTTGACGGCGGAGTGGGACAAGTTCTTGTTCTCGATAACCTTTCCTCAGGATATAAGAATTATCTTCCTAGTGATGAGCGCATTATTTTTCATAATTGCGATATTGGTGAAATTGAATCTTATCGCTCAATTATGCACGAGTTCAAACCGGACTATGTCTTTCATCTGGCAGCACATTTCGCGAACCAGAACTCGGTTGATCATCCCTTCAAAGATGTTCAGGCAAATATCATCGGGACTATGAACCTCCTTGAGATCTGCAAAGAAAACAAGGGACTGAAAAAATTCGTATATACGTCTTCATCATGCGTATACGGGAACGCTGCGATCATGCGAGAAGAAGACTACATTTATCCGCATGAAACTCCTTATGCCATCAACAAGTATACGGCTGAACTGTATGTTAAATATTACGCTTCAATGTACGCCATTCCCAGCGTATCTATCAGAGTTTTCAACACATACGGACCATATGAGCCGCATGGAGCATACCGTAACGTCATCCCTAATTTTATTATCCGCGCAATGAAAGGTGAACCTCTGAACATCACAGGCGACGGAACTGAAACCAGAGACTTCACCTTTGTCGGGAACACAGCGCAGCTTCTTACATTAGCAGCAACTTCTGAAGTTGCTGACGGTGACATTTTCAACGGCGGGACCGGAAAACCTACTAAGATCATAGATCTCGCTAAACTAATTATTGAATACACTAATTCTTCATCAGAAATCGTTTTCATAGAAAGACGCAACTGGGACGCTGTAAAAGACCGCCTTTCAGATATTTCAAAATCTACCAAGGTACTTAAGTATGTACCTGAAGTTCCACTGGAAGTTGGTCTTAAAAAGACTGTCGACTGGTATATGAATGATTATGAGTTTGAAGATTAG
- a CDS encoding glycosyltransferase family 4 protein, which produces MKKPILFIAYDFPPILSPESIQVQRRAIALAQEGHKVHVLTSCDKPDFEFLDPALIRDHENLIIHRVKRLPFEKTLHYICGGLEITDRKLWWKFPAVKAALNLISEFKIKNIYTHSTPLVNHLAGFEVKKAIPTIHWTAHFSDPWTLNPYISYRTIFQKNINKGLESRIISKCDKITVTSEKTRDLFVTGLKADNTKIRVLPHVFDPELYKPKISGVGKKIIAHTGNIYGLRSVTPLIEAIDQVKPQNLEFHFYGRMKDDERKMAQEKCPDIIKIFDPIPYLKSIQVLSDADILLVIDAPLHNSPFFPSKLADYIGAGKPVAALTPLSSTTTDIVRKIQNDLLVADSSDIPAIAALLKRFATTDSSTLKEGSKDFYNMNNNYENIREALIDE; this is translated from the coding sequence ATGAAAAAACCCATACTTTTCATAGCATATGACTTTCCTCCCATTCTGTCTCCTGAGTCAATTCAGGTTCAACGCAGAGCTATTGCCTTAGCTCAAGAAGGTCACAAAGTTCATGTGCTGACATCCTGTGATAAGCCTGACTTTGAATTTCTTGATCCGGCACTCATCCGTGACCATGAAAATCTGATCATTCACAGGGTTAAAAGACTCCCTTTCGAAAAAACATTGCATTATATTTGCGGCGGACTTGAAATTACAGATCGTAAACTATGGTGGAAATTTCCGGCAGTAAAAGCTGCGCTTAATCTTATTTCCGAATTTAAGATTAAGAATATTTACACCCACTCAACTCCTCTGGTTAACCATCTGGCCGGGTTCGAAGTTAAAAAAGCTATTCCAACGATTCACTGGACAGCTCATTTTTCCGACCCATGGACACTTAATCCTTATATTTCCTACAGAACAATATTCCAGAAAAATATTAACAAGGGTCTTGAATCTAGAATTATTTCAAAATGTGATAAAATCACCGTCACTTCTGAAAAAACGAGAGATTTGTTTGTTACCGGCCTTAAAGCCGACAATACAAAAATCAGAGTTCTGCCCCATGTATTTGATCCAGAGCTTTACAAACCAAAAATCTCTGGCGTTGGTAAAAAAATAATTGCCCATACCGGCAACATTTACGGCCTACGCTCAGTCACCCCGCTTATAGAAGCAATTGACCAGGTTAAACCTCAAAATCTGGAATTCCATTTTTACGGGCGTATGAAAGATGACGAACGCAAAATGGCACAAGAAAAGTGTCCAGATATAATCAAAATTTTTGACCCGATTCCTTATTTGAAATCGATTCAGGTGCTTTCTGACGCTGATATTCTCCTGGTAATCGATGCACCACTTCATAATTCACCATTTTTCCCATCAAAACTTGCGGATTATATCGGTGCAGGGAAGCCTGTTGCAGCGCTTACGCCGCTTTCATCCACAACAACTGATATTGTTAGGAAAATTCAAAACGACTTGCTCGTTGCAGACAGTTCCGATATTCCCGCAATCGCTGCACTGCTGAAACGGTTCGCAACCACTGACTCTTCGACCCTCAAAGAGGGTAGCAAAGATTTCTACAACATGAATAATAACTACGAAAACATTCGAGAGGCTTTAATAGATGAATAA
- a CDS encoding glycosyltransferase has protein sequence MQKTLLVIITDRLSHIIEKGELIDRYYNPGGIFKHVHILMTNDDKPERGPLQRTVGDAKLTLHNIPSGMSLLAKTLWRPLLLKNWSNQGIALAKAINPQLIRCYGNFLNGYLGARIHEELNIPLFVSLHTQPDATRAKKEVGFKTQVFYQLSKAVEHYTLKSADKVSCVYGSIVDYARNHGVTSPIIAYNVINNAALSPKLNYKSTGPLRILYVGRLIPAKNPANLLKGMHGKNAELTVIGDGVMAGEMKELASALGLVDKVKFIPSLTNDELCRTMHKYDFFAGHSQYSELPKTVLEASLSGLPVLVNKRKGKPVPEYKDGWAMLVDDSPEGYRKGIDFFSDENNRKKFGEMAMLYANSHWEPDHAESVFSEIHRKLISS, from the coding sequence ATGCAAAAAACACTGCTTGTTATAATAACTGATCGCCTCTCACACATCATTGAGAAAGGCGAATTAATTGACCGCTACTATAATCCAGGCGGCATCTTCAAGCATGTGCATATCTTAATGACCAATGACGATAAGCCTGAGAGAGGCCCACTGCAAAGAACTGTCGGAGATGCAAAATTAACATTACATAATATTCCTTCGGGAATGTCACTGCTGGCAAAAACACTCTGGAGGCCATTACTACTAAAGAACTGGTCTAATCAGGGTATTGCTCTAGCAAAAGCTATTAATCCTCAACTTATCCGCTGTTACGGAAACTTTCTTAACGGCTATCTCGGAGCACGTATTCACGAAGAACTAAATATTCCTCTGTTTGTCTCACTGCATACACAACCGGATGCAACAAGAGCAAAAAAAGAGGTCGGTTTTAAAACCCAAGTTTTTTATCAACTATCAAAAGCAGTTGAGCACTACACTCTAAAATCTGCTGATAAAGTAAGTTGTGTCTACGGCTCCATTGTTGATTACGCACGTAACCACGGCGTTACCTCCCCTATTATAGCATACAATGTAATTAACAATGCGGCTCTTTCACCCAAGCTTAATTATAAATCAACCGGACCTTTACGAATTCTATATGTAGGCAGGCTTATTCCAGCTAAAAACCCCGCCAACCTGCTTAAGGGAATGCATGGCAAAAATGCTGAACTGACTGTTATCGGTGACGGAGTAATGGCCGGAGAAATGAAAGAATTAGCCTCAGCTCTCGGACTTGTTGATAAAGTTAAATTTATTCCATCTCTTACAAATGATGAGCTTTGCCGTACGATGCATAAATATGATTTTTTTGCAGGACATTCACAATACAGCGAACTCCCCAAAACTGTACTTGAGGCCTCACTTAGTGGACTACCTGTCCTGGTCAACAAACGAAAAGGAAAACCTGTTCCAGAGTACAAAGACGGATGGGCGATGCTGGTTGACGATTCCCCTGAAGGATACCGCAAAGGGATTGACTTCTTCTCAGATGAAAATAATCGGAAAAAATTTGGCGAAATGGCAATGCTATACGCCAATTCACACTGGGAACCAGATCATGCGGAATCTGTTTTCTCAGAAATTCACAGGAAATTAATTAGTTCATGA
- a CDS encoding carbamoyltransferase C-terminal domain-containing protein has product MKLGLHIGHDATACLINNKITAIAEERVTRIKNYTGFPFQAIAECLKNQDVTLDEISEIVIAGTSSKNMRSYRPAIYFEKISADFSNEVSPNIRLKALMHFFDTETIHTKVEKYFRESGYKGDIKYVDHHLAHVASSYATYPIENAVMLSLDGGGDGINWSIYSTERDSFKKLACSQKINGVVHDSPADVYANVTKLLGFKRNRHEGKLTGLAARGKPLAIDYFRQLLRFEEGQFVCRLPYAANSLSKKLSRYGRFISSGIIYHTKMINDMKEDLQGFTKEDIASSLQKWFEEIILEFLSYYSGKFNLKGKQLLLSGGAFANVLLNQRIKNAKLFENVSVVPNMGDGGLALGAAYLALDSSQKDKLFRKKQKNVYYGPEYTKEEIDIAITRAGLNAVELKESAATFAAKALSKQYIIGFFNKGMEYGPRALGARSIIANPADNTINESINKRLNRTEFMPFAPFILDEDADRCLKDYDPCQNTANFMTITYNVKEIMQKKASAVVHIDGTARPQIVSRNENNLYYDILKEFRDLTGIPTLVNTSFNSHEEPIVMSPQDALNSYKIGTVDILMLGETAIMSEKIKKDLGI; this is encoded by the coding sequence ATGAAATTAGGACTACATATAGGCCACGATGCAACAGCTTGCCTTATCAATAATAAAATAACTGCAATTGCTGAAGAACGAGTCACAAGAATTAAGAACTACACAGGGTTTCCATTTCAAGCGATAGCTGAATGCCTTAAGAATCAAGATGTCACACTTGATGAAATTAGTGAAATAGTCATTGCAGGTACAAGCTCAAAAAATATGAGGTCTTATCGTCCCGCAATCTATTTTGAAAAAATAAGTGCAGACTTTTCAAATGAAGTCTCTCCTAATATACGACTAAAGGCTTTAATGCACTTTTTTGACACAGAAACCATTCATACTAAAGTTGAAAAATATTTCAGAGAGTCTGGATATAAGGGCGACATTAAATATGTGGACCACCATTTAGCACATGTTGCTTCTTCGTACGCCACTTATCCTATAGAAAATGCCGTAATGCTTTCCCTCGATGGCGGTGGCGACGGTATTAACTGGTCAATATACAGTACTGAAAGAGACTCTTTCAAAAAACTTGCATGCTCCCAAAAAATTAATGGAGTTGTCCACGACTCCCCTGCCGATGTATACGCGAATGTAACGAAACTTCTAGGTTTTAAACGTAATAGACATGAAGGAAAACTTACTGGGTTGGCAGCTAGAGGAAAACCTTTAGCAATAGACTATTTTAGACAACTTCTCCGCTTCGAAGAAGGTCAATTTGTCTGCCGTCTGCCTTATGCTGCAAATTCACTTTCAAAAAAGTTATCAAGATATGGCCGCTTTATCTCTAGCGGAATCATTTATCATACAAAAATGATTAATGATATGAAAGAAGATCTACAAGGCTTTACTAAAGAAGACATTGCCAGCTCATTACAAAAATGGTTCGAAGAGATTATTTTAGAATTTCTGTCTTATTATTCTGGCAAGTTTAATTTAAAAGGCAAACAGCTACTACTTTCAGGTGGAGCTTTTGCAAACGTCCTGCTTAACCAACGAATCAAAAACGCCAAACTTTTCGAAAATGTATCTGTTGTTCCCAATATGGGCGATGGAGGTTTAGCTTTAGGTGCGGCTTACTTAGCCTTAGATTCTTCACAAAAGGACAAGCTGTTTAGGAAAAAACAGAAAAACGTCTACTATGGCCCAGAATACACTAAAGAAGAAATAGATATAGCAATCACTAGAGCTGGACTTAATGCTGTAGAGCTAAAAGAATCTGCAGCAACTTTTGCTGCCAAAGCTTTAAGCAAACAATACATAATAGGTTTCTTTAATAAAGGTATGGAGTACGGACCACGCGCTCTAGGAGCAAGATCTATTATTGCTAACCCTGCCGACAACACTATCAATGAATCAATCAACAAAAGATTAAACCGAACAGAATTTATGCCTTTTGCACCGTTTATTCTTGATGAAGATGCAGATAGATGTCTTAAAGACTATGATCCATGCCAAAATACTGCAAATTTTATGACCATTACTTACAATGTTAAAGAAATCATGCAAAAAAAAGCATCTGCAGTAGTTCACATTGATGGAACTGCACGCCCTCAAATTGTTAGTCGTAATGAAAATAATCTATACTATGACATTCTAAAAGAATTTCGTGATCTCACAGGAATTCCTACTCTTGTGAACACAAGTTTTAACTCTCATGAAGAGCCTATAGTCATGTCTCCACAAGATGCTTTAAATTCATATAAAATTGGAACAGTCGATATTCTCATGCTTGGCGAAACTGCCATTATGAGTGAAAAGATCAAAAAGGATCTTGGAATATAA
- a CDS encoding DegT/DnrJ/EryC1/StrS aminotransferase family protein, whose protein sequence is MNIPFIDLKKQYSRIEEQVRGNMDAVLEHGAYIMGPEISALEKRLAEYCGTKHALGCASGTDALTLALMALDVKPGDAVFTTPFTFFATAEAIALLGATPIYVDIDPVTFNIDPEKLEKTIEAFKGSDNGISIPKIEGLTAKGIITVGLFGLPADYDAIRAIADKHGLFLVEDAAQSFGGENKGRKSCSLGDITCTSFFPAKPLGCYGDGGMCFTDDDKLIERLRSHRVHGQGPDRYNNVRLGINGRLDSLQAAVLQAKFDIFPEEVELRDKVAATYAELLKDIEGLTPPSTPEGDRSVWAQYCSLAKDAAHRERIQAALKDKGVASPIYYPIPLHLQTAFKDLGYKVGDCPVSEDAANRIFAIPMHPYLEREQQEFIADIIRNA, encoded by the coding sequence ATGAATATCCCTTTTATTGATCTTAAAAAACAGTATTCACGCATTGAAGAACAGGTTCGCGGCAATATGGATGCAGTTCTGGAACACGGAGCTTATATCATGGGTCCTGAAATCTCTGCTCTTGAAAAAAGACTTGCTGAATACTGCGGAACAAAACACGCTTTAGGTTGTGCTTCCGGAACAGATGCTTTGACACTAGCACTGATGGCACTTGATGTTAAACCAGGCGACGCTGTATTCACCACTCCTTTCACCTTTTTCGCGACAGCTGAAGCAATCGCACTTCTAGGCGCAACTCCTATATACGTAGACATTGATCCCGTAACTTTCAACATCGACCCAGAAAAACTCGAAAAAACAATCGAAGCATTTAAAGGTAGCGATAATGGTATTTCTATTCCTAAAATTGAAGGACTTACCGCCAAAGGTATTATCACTGTAGGTCTCTTCGGACTGCCTGCCGACTACGATGCAATCAGGGCCATTGCTGACAAGCATGGCCTCTTCTTAGTCGAAGATGCAGCTCAAAGTTTCGGTGGAGAGAACAAAGGCAGAAAATCCTGCTCACTCGGTGATATTACCTGCACATCTTTCTTCCCAGCCAAACCTCTCGGCTGTTACGGAGACGGAGGCATGTGCTTCACAGATGATGACAAACTGATCGAACGTCTACGCTCCCACCGTGTACACGGACAGGGCCCTGACAGATATAATAACGTCCGCCTTGGTATCAACGGCAGACTTGATAGCCTTCAAGCAGCGGTATTACAGGCAAAATTTGATATTTTTCCTGAAGAAGTTGAACTACGCGATAAAGTGGCAGCCACTTATGCAGAGCTTTTAAAAGATATTGAAGGACTCACCCCTCCAAGCACCCCTGAAGGTGACCGCTCTGTATGGGCACAGTATTGCTCTCTTGCTAAAGACGCCGCACACCGCGAAAGAATTCAGGCAGCTCTGAAAGACAAAGGAGTTGCTTCTCCTATATATTACCCTATTCCACTTCACCTGCAGACAGCATTCAAAGACCTCGGCTACAAAGTCGGTGATTGCCCTGTTAGTGAAGATGCCGCAAACCGCATTTTTGCTATTCCAATGCATCCCTATCTCGAAAGAGAGCAGCAGGAATTTATTGCTGACATTATTAGAAACGCTTAA
- a CDS encoding helix-turn-helix domain-containing protein translates to MLKELFTSKTRIKLLLKLFLNPGVSSYLRELAAEFDVSPNAMKEELDGLSDAGYLNKKKEGRYIFYNANSSHPFFPEISSIVRKYIGIDQILEYILSTIGDVDSVYVLDDYAKGIDSGLIDVLIIGDDIDSDRIVDLCAKAEEAIQRKIRFMVLGTEEFSKTNNIYLKRPNWKVV, encoded by the coding sequence ATGTTAAAGGAACTATTTACATCAAAAACCAGAATTAAACTTCTGCTTAAGCTTTTTCTTAATCCTGGAGTATCATCCTATTTAAGGGAATTAGCCGCAGAGTTTGATGTTTCTCCCAACGCAATGAAGGAAGAACTGGACGGCCTAAGTGACGCCGGATACCTGAACAAGAAAAAAGAAGGGCGTTACATATTCTACAACGCCAACTCCTCTCACCCCTTCTTTCCAGAAATCAGTTCAATCGTCCGTAAATATATAGGAATTGACCAAATTCTCGAATATATTCTCTCCACTATCGGGGATGTTGATTCTGTATATGTCCTTGACGACTACGCCAAAGGAATTGATTCCGGCCTGATTGATGTCCTCATAATCGGAGACGACATTGATTCAGATCGTATCGTAGACCTTTGCGCCAAAGCAGAAGAAGCCATTCAACGCAAAATCAGATTTATGGTCCTCGGAACAGAAGAATTTTCAAAAACAAATAATATTTATTTAAAACGACCAAACTGGAAAGTCGTTTAG